The following are encoded in a window of Kaistia algarum genomic DNA:
- a CDS encoding SDR family oxidoreductase produces MGVVLVTGASRSLGAAMAKALGAAGWSVAVNYAHDDAGAGAVVDAITSAGGKAAAFKFDVTDKASVRHGVHEIEAKLGPLDVIVNNATGPQPFIPIEEQSWDDHLDQLRFFVKAPLLVTQEVLPAWKERRSGKIINIGSEVVDMGNPEFAHYVGAKAAMVGLTRSFASELGPFGITVNLVAPGFIPVARHDDVSEDDREAYRRLVPLGYQGKPEDLAGTIVFLASPAADFITGQTIAVNGGRTLA; encoded by the coding sequence ATGGGTGTCGTGCTGGTCACGGGAGCCTCGCGGAGTCTCGGCGCGGCGATGGCGAAAGCGCTCGGCGCGGCGGGGTGGAGCGTCGCGGTCAATTATGCCCATGACGATGCCGGCGCGGGCGCCGTGGTCGATGCCATCACTTCGGCCGGCGGCAAGGCGGCAGCGTTTAAGTTCGATGTGACCGACAAGGCGAGCGTGCGGCACGGCGTGCACGAGATTGAGGCGAAGCTCGGGCCGCTCGACGTCATCGTCAATAACGCCACCGGTCCGCAGCCCTTCATCCCGATCGAGGAGCAGAGCTGGGACGACCATCTCGATCAGCTCCGCTTCTTCGTGAAGGCTCCGCTTCTGGTGACCCAGGAGGTGCTGCCGGCCTGGAAGGAACGCCGTTCCGGCAAGATCATCAATATCGGCTCGGAAGTGGTCGACATGGGCAATCCGGAATTCGCCCATTACGTGGGAGCCAAGGCCGCGATGGTCGGGCTGACGCGCTCCTTCGCGTCTGAACTCGGCCCCTTCGGCATCACGGTCAATCTGGTGGCGCCGGGCTTCATCCCCGTCGCGCGCCATGACGATGTCAGCGAGGACGACCGCGAGGCCTATCGCCGCCTCGTGCCGCTCGGCTATCAGGGCAAGCCCGAGGATCTGGCCGGCACGATCGTCTTCCTCGCCTCTCCGGCCGCTGATTTCATCACCGGCCAGACCATCGCCGTGAATGGCGGCCGCACCCTCGCCTGA
- the glgX gene encoding glycogen debranching protein GlgX: MTRLREGSPFPLGATPDAKGSNFAIFSDHAEGVTLCLFSADGSKEEERIELEECTNGVWHGHVAGVKAGDLYGYRVRGPWDPAHGHRFNDAKLLIDPYARELVGELQWDDALYGYQIGAEGEADLVRDERDSAAFLPKARIVSPEPYTQTARPVVPWPKTVIYESHVRGWTMRMKGLPDEIRGTFAAFAHPAAIDHLHKLGITTVEFMPIHAFVQDRHLGERGLANFWGYNTIGFFAPENRYIDGGGLPEIAAAVDALHDAGIEVILDVVYNHTAEGNHLGPTLSFKGIDNLSYYRLMPDDPRYYDNLTGTGNALDTNHPRVLQMVMDSLRLWANVYGVDGFRFDLALTLGREPGGFNPRHAFFNTMLQDPVLSRLKLIAEPWDVGPGGYQLGNFPPGFSEWNGDYRDVVREFWLGGEGLLPAFASRFAASSDLFNEGRRRPWSSVNFVTAHDGFTLNDLVSYNDKHNEANGEDNQDGHSDNKSWNCGAEGPTEDEGILSLRRQQKRNLLATLILSQGVPMLLAGDEIGNSQGGNNNAYAQDNEIGWVDWSDEDPDLTVFVAKVIALRASRSAFSRPEFLTGARTELGQRDVNWFSASGQRMSDEEWSNPHVKCLTVRLAPAKRGEPTMLVMLNASHVDVDFTVPEQGGEWRGVLDTAGRAEGETIPEKSVWQVPARSMVVWEQAGK, encoded by the coding sequence ATGACCCGCTTGCGTGAAGGATCCCCGTTTCCGCTCGGTGCAACACCGGACGCGAAAGGCAGCAATTTTGCGATCTTCTCGGACCATGCGGAAGGCGTAACCCTTTGCCTCTTTTCAGCCGACGGCTCCAAGGAGGAAGAGCGTATCGAGCTCGAGGAATGCACCAATGGCGTCTGGCATGGCCATGTTGCGGGCGTGAAGGCCGGCGATCTCTATGGCTACCGCGTCCGGGGTCCGTGGGACCCGGCCCACGGCCATCGCTTCAATGACGCGAAGTTGCTGATCGACCCCTATGCGCGCGAGCTCGTCGGCGAGTTGCAGTGGGACGATGCGCTGTATGGCTATCAGATTGGTGCCGAGGGCGAGGCCGATCTCGTGCGCGACGAGCGCGATAGCGCTGCCTTCCTGCCCAAGGCCCGCATCGTCTCGCCGGAGCCCTATACCCAGACCGCCCGGCCCGTAGTCCCCTGGCCGAAGACCGTGATCTATGAAAGCCATGTGCGTGGCTGGACTATGCGCATGAAGGGCTTGCCGGATGAGATCCGGGGCACCTTCGCTGCCTTCGCGCACCCGGCCGCGATCGACCATCTGCACAAGCTCGGCATCACCACGGTCGAGTTCATGCCGATTCATGCCTTCGTGCAGGATCGACACCTGGGCGAGCGCGGCCTCGCGAATTTCTGGGGCTACAACACGATCGGCTTCTTCGCGCCGGAGAACCGCTACATCGATGGCGGCGGCCTGCCGGAGATCGCGGCGGCGGTCGACGCGCTGCATGATGCAGGGATCGAGGTCATTCTCGATGTCGTCTACAACCACACTGCGGAAGGCAATCATCTCGGCCCGACGCTGTCCTTCAAGGGCATCGACAACCTCTCCTACTATCGTCTCATGCCGGACGATCCGCGCTACTACGACAATTTGACCGGAACCGGCAACGCGCTGGATACCAATCATCCGCGCGTGCTGCAGATGGTGATGGACAGCCTGCGACTCTGGGCCAATGTCTATGGCGTCGACGGCTTCCGGTTCGATCTGGCGCTGACGCTGGGCCGGGAACCGGGTGGGTTCAATCCGCGCCACGCCTTCTTCAACACGATGCTGCAGGATCCTGTGCTGAGCCGGCTGAAGCTCATCGCCGAGCCCTGGGATGTCGGACCTGGCGGCTATCAGCTCGGCAATTTCCCGCCGGGCTTCTCCGAGTGGAACGGTGATTACCGCGATGTGGTGCGCGAATTCTGGCTCGGCGGCGAGGGCTTGCTGCCGGCCTTCGCCTCGCGCTTCGCCGCCTCCAGCGACCTCTTCAATGAAGGTCGGCGCCGGCCCTGGTCGAGCGTCAATTTCGTCACCGCCCATGACGGCTTCACACTCAACGATCTCGTCTCCTACAACGACAAGCACAATGAGGCGAATGGCGAGGACAACCAGGACGGCCACAGCGACAACAAGAGCTGGAACTGCGGCGCCGAAGGGCCGACTGAAGACGAAGGCATCCTGTCTCTGCGCCGGCAACAGAAGCGCAACCTGCTCGCGACCCTGATCCTGTCGCAGGGCGTCCCGATGCTGCTGGCCGGCGACGAGATCGGAAATTCGCAGGGCGGCAACAACAATGCCTATGCGCAGGATAATGAGATCGGCTGGGTAGACTGGAGCGACGAGGATCCCGACCTGACCGTGTTCGTCGCCAAGGTCATTGCCCTGCGTGCCAGCCGAAGCGCCTTCTCGCGGCCGGAATTCCTGACCGGCGCACGCACAGAGCTAGGCCAGCGTGACGTGAACTGGTTCAGCGCTTCCGGCCAGCGCATGAGCGACGAGGAATGGAGCAATCCCCACGTCAAATGCCTGACCGTTCGCCTGGCGCCGGCGAAACGGGGCGAGCCGACCATGCTGGTCATGCTCAACGCGTCGCATGTCGATGTCGATTTCACCGTCCCCGAGCAGGGCGGCGAATGGCGCGGCGTCCTCGACACGGCGGGTCGCGCCGAAGGCGAGACCATTCCGGAAAAGAGCGTCTGGCAAGTTCCGGCGCGTTCGATGGTCGTCTGGGAGCAGGCCGGAAAATGA
- the glgA gene encoding glycogen synthase GlgA gives MVARSRTSARGLKSMKILFVTSEFADFAKAGGLADVSAALPRALRRQGVDVRILMPAYQNVLDKLRVLSVVGSLPGQSAIEPCLIGETRTADGIPVYLILAPSLYQRSGTPYSTPEGYDWGDNDLRFARLGLAAAEIAKGVDGIGWKPDIVHVHDWAAALAPAYLAWSGSKVPSILTIHNLAHQGIFPADRLDALAIPHDAFRTDGVEFHNYISFMKAGLTYAHHVTTVSATYADEITGEVLGSGLQGLMSGLASEGRLTGIVNGLDDDWDPATDPHLPKNFDADDPSGKAENKAFVGLSLCLAPSEGPLFGIVSRLVHQKGLDLVADIAGELVERGGQIAILGTGDPNVERMLLDLSRRYRGAIGLVAGFSDTMAHRVVAASDFFLMPSRFEPCGLTQMQAQRYGALPIAHSTGGLADTIDDGETGFLFHEFSRQAFLDSCRRAFEVYAAPDELTSMRSTAMRRRFDWEGPARDYIRLYSEVAGVDVPKPPSRTEPSIPPRLALAGESERRTAAR, from the coding sequence ATGGTTGCCCGGTCTCGAACCAGCGCAAGGGGGCTGAAGTCGATGAAGATATTGTTCGTGACGAGCGAGTTTGCCGATTTCGCCAAGGCCGGCGGTCTTGCGGACGTCTCGGCGGCGCTGCCGCGGGCGCTGCGCCGCCAGGGCGTCGACGTTCGAATTCTGATGCCGGCTTACCAGAACGTGCTCGACAAGCTGCGCGTCCTTTCGGTCGTCGGCTCGTTGCCGGGCCAGTCGGCTATAGAGCCTTGCCTCATTGGCGAGACGCGGACGGCGGATGGAATTCCTGTCTATCTGATCCTCGCGCCTTCGCTCTACCAGCGCTCCGGAACGCCTTATTCGACGCCGGAGGGCTATGATTGGGGCGACAATGATTTGCGCTTTGCGCGCCTCGGACTGGCCGCGGCCGAAATCGCCAAGGGGGTCGACGGGATTGGCTGGAAGCCAGACATCGTCCACGTCCATGACTGGGCGGCGGCGCTCGCGCCAGCCTATCTTGCCTGGTCCGGATCGAAGGTGCCGTCGATCCTCACGATCCACAATCTGGCCCATCAGGGCATTTTTCCCGCCGACCGGCTCGATGCTCTGGCTATTCCGCACGACGCGTTCCGTACCGACGGGGTGGAGTTTCACAACTACATCTCGTTCATGAAGGCGGGCCTAACCTACGCCCATCATGTGACAACCGTGAGCGCGACCTATGCCGACGAGATAACCGGCGAAGTGCTGGGCTCCGGACTCCAGGGCTTGATGAGCGGTCTCGCGTCGGAAGGACGGCTGACGGGGATCGTCAACGGGCTCGATGACGATTGGGACCCCGCGACCGATCCGCATCTGCCGAAGAACTTCGATGCAGACGATCCGTCCGGCAAGGCCGAAAACAAGGCGTTTGTTGGCCTCTCGCTCTGTCTGGCCCCGTCGGAGGGGCCGCTGTTCGGGATCGTCTCGCGCCTCGTCCACCAGAAGGGCCTGGACCTTGTCGCCGACATTGCCGGCGAACTCGTCGAGCGCGGCGGCCAGATCGCCATCCTCGGCACCGGCGATCCGAATGTTGAGCGCATGCTGCTGGATCTCTCCCGACGCTATCGAGGCGCGATCGGTCTCGTTGCCGGCTTCAGCGATACGATGGCGCATCGCGTCGTTGCGGCCAGCGACTTCTTCCTGATGCCATCTCGATTCGAGCCCTGCGGTCTGACGCAGATGCAGGCGCAGCGCTATGGGGCTCTGCCGATCGCCCATTCCACCGGCGGCCTCGCCGACACGATCGACGATGGCGAGACGGGCTTTCTGTTTCACGAATTTTCGCGGCAAGCCTTCCTGGATTCATGCCGACGCGCCTTCGAGGTCTATGCCGCCCCGGATGAGCTGACGTCGATGCGTTCCACGGCCATGCGCCGCCGCTTCGATTGGGAGGGGCCGGCCCGCGATTATATCCGCCTCTATTCGGAAGTGGCGGGCGTCGACGTTCCGAAGCCGCCGAGCCGAACCGAACCATCCATACCCCCAAGGCTGGCTCTCGCCGGCGAGAGTGAACGGAGAACGGCTGCACGATGA
- a CDS encoding glycogen/starch/alpha-glucan phosphorylase, giving the protein MQNAVVEEEALMEVAKPVAAPLVGHEAEVAAAREAINAKLTYAVGKNAVTASDRDWFVATALAVRDRMVDPWIASSKHTYADGLKRVYYLSLEFLIGRLLFDTMNNLGLTDAFRAALGELGVDLEKLKTVEPDAALGNGGLGRLAACFMDSMASLSIPAYGYGIRYDHGLFRQVVKNGWQQEYPENWLSFGNPWQFERPEVVYDIQFGGSVEAIMQPNGMPRYIWHPSETIEAVAYDTPIAGWRGRHVNTLRLWSARAADPLRLDAFNSGDHIGALVEQVRAETISKILYPSDESPAGQELRLRQEYFFVSASMQDLIFRHMRTYGDIRSLPDKVAMQLNDTHPAISVAELMRILVDTHNVPWDEAWDMTVRTLGYTNHTLLPEALETWPVALLERLLPRQIQIIYLINAIHLEKAKKLPEANDEFLASVSLIDEGMGRRVRMGHLAFIGSHSINGVSALHSDLVKETIFRDLDVVYPGRINNKTNGITFRRWLQGANPGLTQILVDACGPKILDDATALTKLEPLVGDAALRDAADAARHANKLTLARVIRDRLDIHVNPNALFDVQIKRIHEYKRQLLNVLETIALYQAMRAQPHKEWAPRVKIFAGKAAASYHKAKLIIKLANDVAQVINNDPTVRDLLKVVFLPNYNVSLAEIIIPAADLSEQISTAGMEASGTGNMKLALNGALTIGTLDGANVEIKEHVGDENIFIFGLTTSEVAERRKIGIDAAGAVAASRNLSDVLDAIDSGVFSPGDPGRFAALTTALRHHDYFMVTADFDSYYAAQRDVDALWLDRAAWWKASLTNTARVGWFSSDRTIAEYAKDIWNVPVSPVE; this is encoded by the coding sequence ATGCAGAACGCAGTCGTAGAGGAAGAAGCCCTGATGGAAGTCGCAAAGCCGGTCGCCGCCCCCCTCGTGGGCCATGAAGCCGAGGTCGCTGCCGCGCGCGAGGCGATCAACGCCAAGCTTACCTACGCGGTCGGCAAGAACGCCGTAACCGCCAGCGACCGCGACTGGTTCGTGGCGACTGCGCTTGCGGTTCGCGACCGCATGGTCGACCCCTGGATCGCATCCTCCAAGCACACCTATGCCGACGGGCTGAAGCGGGTCTACTATCTCTCGCTCGAATTCCTGATCGGCCGCCTGCTGTTCGACACGATGAACAATCTCGGACTGACCGACGCTTTCCGCGCGGCGCTCGGCGAGCTTGGCGTCGATCTCGAAAAGCTGAAGACCGTGGAGCCCGACGCCGCGCTCGGCAACGGCGGCCTCGGACGCCTGGCGGCCTGCTTCATGGATTCCATGGCTTCGCTGTCGATCCCGGCCTATGGCTACGGCATCCGCTACGATCACGGCCTCTTTCGCCAGGTCGTGAAGAACGGCTGGCAGCAGGAATATCCCGAGAACTGGCTATCCTTCGGCAATCCCTGGCAATTCGAGCGTCCGGAAGTTGTCTACGACATCCAGTTCGGCGGCTCGGTCGAGGCGATCATGCAGCCGAACGGCATGCCCCGCTACATCTGGCACCCGAGCGAAACCATCGAGGCCGTGGCCTATGACACGCCAATCGCCGGCTGGCGCGGCCGTCACGTCAATACGCTGCGCCTCTGGTCGGCTCGCGCCGCCGATCCGCTCCGCCTCGACGCCTTCAATTCGGGCGATCATATCGGCGCGCTTGTCGAACAGGTCCGCGCCGAGACGATCTCCAAGATCCTCTATCCGAGCGACGAGAGCCCGGCCGGACAGGAGTTGCGCCTCCGCCAGGAATATTTCTTCGTCTCGGCCTCGATGCAGGATTTGATCTTCCGCCACATGCGCACCTATGGCGACATCCGCTCGCTGCCGGACAAGGTCGCCATGCAGCTGAACGACACCCATCCCGCCATCAGCGTCGCCGAGCTGATGCGCATCCTGGTCGACACCCATAATGTGCCTTGGGACGAAGCGTGGGACATGACGGTCCGCACGCTCGGCTACACCAATCACACGCTGCTGCCCGAGGCCCTGGAGACTTGGCCCGTCGCGCTGCTGGAACGGCTGCTGCCGCGCCAGATCCAGATCATCTATCTGATCAACGCCATTCATCTTGAGAAGGCCAAGAAGCTTCCCGAGGCCAATGATGAATTCCTGGCCTCCGTTTCGCTGATCGACGAGGGCATGGGCCGGCGGGTGCGCATGGGCCATCTCGCCTTCATCGGTTCGCATTCGATCAACGGCGTGTCGGCGCTGCACTCCGATCTGGTCAAGGAGACGATCTTTCGCGACCTCGATGTGGTCTATCCAGGCCGCATCAACAACAAGACCAACGGCATCACCTTCCGCCGCTGGTTGCAGGGCGCCAATCCGGGCCTGACCCAGATCCTGGTCGATGCCTGCGGACCCAAGATTCTGGACGATGCGACCGCGCTCACGAAGCTGGAGCCGCTGGTCGGCGACGCCGCGCTTCGCGATGCCGCCGACGCCGCCCGCCACGCCAACAAGCTGACGCTGGCACGCGTCATTCGCGACAGGCTGGACATCCACGTCAATCCGAACGCGCTCTTCGACGTGCAGATCAAGCGCATCCACGAATATAAGCGCCAACTGCTCAACGTGCTGGAGACGATCGCGCTCTATCAGGCCATGCGGGCCCAGCCGCACAAAGAATGGGCGCCGCGGGTCAAGATATTCGCCGGCAAAGCGGCCGCGAGCTATCACAAGGCGAAGCTCATCATCAAGCTCGCCAACGACGTGGCGCAGGTCATCAACAACGATCCGACCGTGCGCGATTTGCTGAAGGTCGTCTTCCTGCCCAACTACAATGTCAGCCTCGCCGAGATCATCATCCCGGCAGCGGACCTTTCCGAGCAGATCTCGACGGCCGGCATGGAGGCGTCGGGCACCGGCAACATGAAGCTGGCGCTCAACGGCGCGCTCACCATCGGCACGCTCGACGGCGCCAATGTCGAGATCAAGGAGCATGTCGGCGACGAGAACATCTTCATTTTCGGCTTGACGACATCCGAAGTGGCCGAGCGGCGGAAGATCGGCATCGACGCGGCCGGCGCCGTTGCCGCTTCGCGCAATCTCTCCGACGTTCTGGATGCGATTGACAGCGGCGTTTTCTCGCCCGGAGATCCCGGACGCTTCGCCGCGCTGACCACCGCGCTGCGCCATCACGACTATTTCATGGTCACTGCAG